AGCAATACGCGCCCGCCGGCAATGGCTGCTTTCGCCTCGTCAACCGTCAAGATGGATTGGCTCATAAAGCACCCCCCTTTACCCGAAAATGGTTTTCATGTCTTCCTGTACACTGGGCATGTGCGCGTTCTTCACATACAGTTCATGGAGCTGGTCAACTCCTGCACTGATGTTTGCAGGCGTGGGGTTCTCCTGCACCGCATGCACCAGCCGCCCCAGCATGACCTTGGCCGCAAGAAATTTGAGTTGGTGTTTTGCTTTCCCGGTAACAATATCCGCCCACCCCTTGTTCGTCTTGCTTGGAATGGCCATACTCCACATCCTCCTTATTCATTTGCGTAACAGGATGTCCCCGCTGCACGATCATTCCTGTAGAATCAGTATAATGGCTATTCCCCGCACACGGCAAAGTCAAGCAGGGGCAGACACGGCGAAAACAGAACTCGTGATCGCATCCGCCTGATTCCGCACTGACCGATGCATCAATCTATTTATTTGACAATAATGTTGACTGTGAATTTTTCTGGGGGAATGGCAGGTGGTTGCCGGATTCAATGTCTGCTTCAAACAGCATAGGTGCTTGAAACACCCATGCCGTCAGCCAGTTCCGTCCTGTTCCAACCGGGCAATGGCTGCCTTGGCTGCGGCCTGTTCCGCGCGTTTGAGGCTGGGGCCCTGGGCCGTGACGGTTTCGCCCGTGGGCAACGTGAGCAGCACGGCAAACACCTTGGCATGCTCTGGCCCGGCGGCTTCCAGCAGCGCATAGCCGGGCCGCTCCCGGTACAGCCGCTGGGTGAGCTCCTGGAGGTGCGATTTGTAGTCCTTCTCCTTTTTCCGCTCCACATCCGCCGGCCACCGCTCGGCGAACAACGCCCGTAAAAAAGTCCGCACTGCCTCGAACCCGCCATCCAGAAACACCGCGCCGATGACGGCTTCCATGGCGTCCGCCAGCAGGGAGGCGCGGTCCCGCCCGCCCTGGCTCTCTTCCCCCTTGCCCAGGCGCAGGCAGGTTTCCAGGCCAATCTCCCGGGCCAGGCC
This sequence is a window from Megalodesulfovibrio gigas DSM 1382 = ATCC 19364. Protein-coding genes within it:
- the rnc gene encoding ribonuclease III → MPTEPSRDELLAMFQHRIHYPFREVKLLDQALTHSSWANEHGGKWPHNERLEFLGDAVLELCVTQELFERFPHVREGELTRMRSRLVSQPALSGLAREIGLETCLRLGKGEESQGGRDRASLLADAMEAVIGAVFLDGGFEAVRTFLRALFAERWPADVERKKEKDYKSHLQELTQRLYRERPGYALLEAAGPEHAKVFAVLLTLPTGETVTAQGPSLKRAEQAAAKAAIARLEQDGTG